In Aureibaculum algae, the following are encoded in one genomic region:
- the ilvD gene encoding dihydroxy-acid dehydratase gives MINKYSRVVTQDDTQPAAQAMLHAVGLSDEDFNKALVGIASTGYEGNPCNMHLNDLAKLVKQGTKDADIVGLIFNTIGVSDGISMGTPGMRFSLPSRDVIADSMETVVQAMAYDGMVTVVGCDKNMPGALIAMLRLNRPSILVYGGTIASGCHNDRKLDVVSAFEAWGEKVAGTMGEEEYKAIIHKAIPGAGACGGMYTANTMASAIEALGMALPYNSSNPAISAEKEAESIAAGSAMRLLLEKDIKPSDIVTRKSLENAVRLVTILGGSTNAVLHFLAIARAADIEFTLADFQRISDETPFLADLKPSGQYLMEDVHRVGGIPAVLKYLLVNGLLHGDCLTVTGKTLAENLIDVEDLSDGQDVIKPLENPIKATGHLRIMFGNLAEEGCVAKITGKEGLRFQGTARVFDSEFEANDGIRDGIVKKGDVIVIRYEGPKGGPGMPEMLKPTAAIMGVGLGKDVALITDGRFSGGTHGFVVGHITPEAQDGGTIALVENGDEIIIDAETNSITVTVSDEELKRRKANWKQPDLKFSKGVLYKYAKTVSSASKGCVTDEF, from the coding sequence ATGATAAATAAATATAGTAGAGTCGTAACTCAAGATGATACCCAACCAGCTGCACAAGCCATGTTACATGCTGTGGGATTAAGTGATGAAGATTTTAACAAAGCCTTAGTTGGTATTGCTAGTACAGGTTATGAGGGGAACCCTTGTAACATGCATTTAAACGATTTGGCCAAGCTCGTCAAGCAGGGTACAAAAGATGCTGATATTGTTGGTTTAATTTTTAATACGATTGGTGTAAGTGACGGTATATCTATGGGGACACCTGGTATGCGTTTTTCATTACCTTCTCGTGATGTTATTGCTGATTCTATGGAAACAGTAGTACAAGCTATGGCATATGACGGAATGGTTACGGTTGTTGGTTGTGATAAAAATATGCCTGGAGCCTTAATAGCGATGTTGCGATTAAATCGACCATCGATTTTAGTATATGGAGGAACAATTGCATCAGGTTGTCATAACGATAGAAAATTAGATGTTGTTTCTGCATTTGAAGCTTGGGGCGAAAAAGTTGCAGGTACAATGGGTGAGGAAGAATATAAAGCAATTATTCATAAAGCAATTCCAGGAGCTGGTGCTTGTGGAGGTATGTATACTGCAAACACTATGGCTTCGGCTATTGAAGCGTTAGGTATGGCTTTGCCATATAATTCTTCAAACCCAGCAATTAGTGCTGAAAAAGAAGCAGAAAGTATTGCAGCAGGTAGTGCCATGCGTTTATTATTAGAGAAAGATATTAAACCTTCAGATATTGTCACACGTAAGTCATTGGAAAATGCGGTGCGTTTGGTAACTATTTTAGGAGGTTCTACAAACGCAGTATTGCACTTCTTAGCAATAGCTAGAGCTGCAGATATTGAGTTTACTTTAGCAGATTTTCAAAGAATTAGTGATGAAACACCATTTTTGGCTGATTTAAAACCAAGTGGTCAATATTTAATGGAAGATGTGCATCGAGTCGGTGGTATTCCAGCAGTACTAAAATATCTTTTAGTGAATGGTTTGTTACATGGTGATTGTTTAACTGTAACAGGAAAAACATTGGCAGAGAATTTAATAGATGTTGAAGATTTATCAGATGGTCAAGATGTTATAAAACCGTTGGAAAACCCAATAAAAGCTACAGGTCATTTACGTATCATGTTCGGTAATTTGGCAGAAGAAGGTTGCGTAGCAAAAATAACAGGAAAAGAAGGCCTACGCTTTCAAGGTACTGCAAGAGTATTTGATAGTGAATTTGAAGCCAATGATGGAATTAGAGATGGTATTGTAAAAAAAGGAGATGTTATCGTTATCCGTTATGAAGGCCCAAAAGGTGGTCCAGGAATGCCAGAAATGTTGAAGCCAACAGCAGCCATTATGGGTGTTGGTTTAGGTAAAGATGTGGCATTGATTACCGATGGTAGATTTTCCGGTGGTACACACGGTTTTGTGGTAGGACACATTACACCAGAGGCTCAAGATGGAGGTACAATTGCCTTAGTTGAAAACGGTGATGAGATTATTATTGACGCAGAAACAAATAGTATTACGGTAACGGTATCTGATGAAGAGTTGAAGCGACGAAAAGCCAACTGGAAACAACCAGATTTAAAATTTAGTAAAGGAGTATTATACAAATATGCAAAAACGGTTTCGTCAGCATCAAAAGGATGTGTAACAGACGAGTTCTAA
- the ilvA gene encoding threonine ammonia-lyase, with amino-acid sequence MSQNTSTNITLESVKQAAEILQEVAIRTPLQKNLNLSSIFSANIFLKREDLQQVRSYKIRGAFHKISSLTKKETENGIVCASAGNHAQGVAFACNKLKIHGTIVMPTPTPKQKIEQVRMFGGDFVEVLLTGDTFDDASTAAKKLCSDQNKTFVHPFDDIKIIEGQATIALEIIEKSKKPIDYVFLPVGGGGLASGVSSVFKLVSPETKIIGIEPEGAPSMKTAIEQNKVVILDTIDKFIDGAAVKQVGQLTFDICKENLYKMTTVAEGKVCQTILDLYNKDAIVVEPAGALSIAGLYSFKEEIKGKNVVCIVSGSNNDITRTSEIKERALLYANLKHYFIIRFPQRAGALKEFVAEILGPNDDITHFEYTKKHSKENAPAVVGIELKNEEDLEPLITRMKARNFFGEYINNKPDLFDFLV; translated from the coding sequence ATGAGTCAAAATACATCAACAAATATAACTTTAGAATCGGTAAAGCAAGCTGCTGAAATTTTACAGGAGGTGGCCATAAGAACACCTTTGCAAAAAAATCTAAATTTATCGTCAATATTCAGTGCTAATATTTTTTTAAAACGAGAAGATTTACAACAAGTTAGAAGCTATAAAATTAGAGGAGCATTCCATAAAATTAGTTCTTTAACTAAAAAGGAAACGGAAAACGGAATTGTATGTGCCAGTGCCGGTAATCACGCTCAAGGGGTTGCATTTGCATGTAATAAGTTAAAGATACATGGTACCATAGTAATGCCCACTCCAACACCCAAACAAAAGATAGAGCAAGTTAGAATGTTTGGTGGAGATTTTGTAGAAGTGTTGTTAACTGGAGATACTTTTGATGATGCTTCAACCGCTGCAAAAAAACTATGTTCCGATCAAAATAAAACATTTGTTCATCCTTTTGACGATATTAAAATTATAGAAGGCCAGGCGACAATCGCATTAGAAATAATTGAAAAATCAAAGAAACCGATTGATTATGTCTTTCTTCCAGTTGGAGGTGGAGGATTGGCCTCTGGAGTATCAAGTGTGTTTAAATTAGTATCTCCCGAAACAAAAATTATTGGTATTGAGCCAGAAGGAGCTCCTTCCATGAAAACAGCAATTGAGCAAAACAAAGTGGTAATTTTAGACACTATTGATAAGTTTATCGATGGTGCAGCTGTAAAACAAGTTGGGCAATTAACATTTGATATTTGCAAAGAAAACTTATATAAAATGACCACTGTTGCAGAAGGTAAAGTCTGTCAAACTATTCTAGATCTGTACAATAAAGATGCTATAGTAGTAGAACCTGCTGGTGCGTTGTCAATTGCAGGATTGTATAGTTTTAAGGAAGAAATTAAGGGTAAAAACGTCGTTTGTATTGTAAGTGGAAGTAATAATGATATTACCAGAACTTCAGAAATAAAAGAACGGGCTCTGTTATATGCAAATTTAAAACACTATTTTATCATTCGTTTTCCGCAAAGAGCTGGAGCGTTAAAGGAATTTGTTGCAGAAATTTTAGGCCCAAATGACGACATAACGCATTTTGAATATACAAAGAAGCACAGTAAAGAAAATGCACCTGCGGTAGTTGGTATAGAATTGAAAAATGAGGAAGATTTAGAACCCTTAATTACAAGAATGAAAGCTAGAAATTTCTTTGGAGAGTATATAAATAACAAGCCTGACTTATTTGATTTCTTAGTATAG
- the ilvB gene encoding biosynthetic-type acetolactate synthase large subunit has protein sequence MSTETQTVKPTTTSKMVNISGAEAVIKCLLEEGIDLIYGYPGGAIMPVYDELYKYQDKLQHVLTRHEQGATHAAQGYARVTGKVGVAIATSGPGATNLVTGIADAQIDSTPMVCITGQVAKHLLGSDAFQETDIIGISMPVTKWSYQITDASEIPEIMAKAFYIARSGRPGPVLIDITKNAQFEKFDFEYKKCTSVRSYKAIPDINEHAINTAAEIINEAKKPMIVFGQGVILGKAEEEFKALIEKAGIPSAWTILGLSALPTDHPLNVGMVGMHGNYGPNKLTNECDALIAIGMRFDDRVTGNLDSYAKQAKIVHFEIDPAEVDKNVKTDVAVLGDVKETLAKILPKINKNSHADWMQEFKDYMDIEYDKVIKNDLYPEKEGLTMGEVIKQINEASKGDAIIVSDVGQHQMITCRYAKFNKSKSNVTSGGLGTMGFALPAAIGAKMGQPDRDVVAIIGDGSYQMTIQELGTIYQTKVPVKIVVLNNEFLGMVRQWQQLFFDKRYASTEMINPDFITIAKGYHIEAEQVSKRENLASAVQRMMDSKDAFFLEVCVEKEGNVFPMIPSGASVSDVRLS, from the coding sequence ATGAGTACAGAAACACAAACTGTTAAACCAACAACAACTTCTAAAATGGTAAATATTTCGGGTGCAGAAGCCGTTATCAAATGTTTGTTAGAAGAAGGTATTGATTTAATTTATGGCTATCCAGGTGGAGCAATTATGCCTGTTTATGATGAGCTATATAAGTACCAAGACAAGTTACAACATGTATTAACACGTCACGAGCAAGGTGCTACACACGCTGCTCAAGGCTACGCAAGGGTTACAGGTAAAGTTGGAGTTGCCATTGCAACTTCGGGCCCTGGAGCAACCAATTTGGTTACGGGTATTGCAGATGCTCAAATAGATTCTACACCAATGGTCTGTATTACAGGTCAGGTGGCAAAACACTTATTGGGTTCTGATGCTTTTCAAGAAACGGATATTATTGGTATATCAATGCCGGTTACGAAGTGGAGTTATCAAATTACTGATGCTTCTGAAATTCCAGAAATTATGGCGAAGGCATTTTATATAGCTCGCTCTGGAAGACCTGGTCCTGTTTTGATTGATATAACTAAAAATGCTCAGTTTGAAAAATTCGATTTCGAATATAAAAAATGTACTTCGGTACGCAGTTATAAAGCAATACCAGATATAAATGAGCATGCTATAAATACTGCCGCTGAAATTATAAATGAGGCTAAAAAACCAATGATCGTTTTTGGTCAAGGTGTTATTTTAGGTAAGGCAGAAGAAGAATTTAAAGCATTAATAGAAAAAGCAGGAATTCCTTCGGCTTGGACTATTTTAGGCTTATCAGCATTGCCAACAGACCATCCGTTAAACGTTGGTATGGTAGGTATGCATGGAAATTATGGTCCTAACAAATTAACAAACGAGTGTGATGCACTTATCGCAATTGGTATGCGTTTTGACGATCGTGTTACTGGAAATTTAGATTCCTACGCGAAACAAGCAAAGATTGTTCATTTTGAAATTGACCCTGCCGAAGTTGATAAGAATGTGAAAACAGATGTTGCTGTATTGGGAGATGTTAAGGAAACCCTAGCTAAAATTTTACCAAAAATCAATAAAAATTCTCATGCAGATTGGATGCAAGAATTTAAAGATTATATGGACATCGAATATGATAAAGTCATTAAAAATGATTTATATCCTGAAAAGGAAGGTTTAACTATGGGTGAAGTTATCAAACAGATTAATGAAGCCTCAAAAGGAGATGCTATTATTGTATCTGATGTTGGTCAACACCAAATGATAACCTGTAGGTATGCTAAATTTAATAAGTCTAAAAGTAATGTAACTTCTGGTGGATTAGGTACAATGGGCTTTGCTTTACCTGCGGCTATTGGGGCAAAAATGGGACAACCTGATAGAGATGTGGTTGCCATAATTGGAGACGGGAGTTACCAAATGACTATACAAGAGTTAGGTACTATTTATCAAACAAAAGTACCTGTAAAAATTGTAGTGTTAAACAACGAGTTTTTAGGGATGGTACGTCAATGGCAACAACTATTTTTTGATAAAAGATATGCCTCTACAGAAATGATTAATCCTGATTTTATAACCATAGCAAAAGGGTATCATATTGAAGCGGAGCAAGTCTCAAAAAGAGAAAATTTAGCAAGTGCAGTTCAAAGAATGATGGATTCAAAAGATGCTTTCTTTTTAGAAGTTTGTGTAGAAAAAGAAGGGAATGTATTTCCTATGATTCCTTCAGGTGCAAGTGTTTCAGATGTTAGATTAAGTTAA
- the ilvN gene encoding acetolactate synthase small subunit, whose amino-acid sequence MEDIQKFTFSVYTENNIGILNRLSAIFLKRHFNIESMTVSKSEIDDVHRFIFVVNITKSQSDKLIGQLEKQIEVIRAYSHTEDEIIYQETALFKISSKHLYDEDIQSRLKFKRANIVAITPHYFVIEATGLKDEIDNMHDKLKPYGLLQFVRSGRIAISRPKMAISELLKEYS is encoded by the coding sequence ATGGAAGATATTCAAAAATTTACATTTTCGGTTTATACTGAAAATAATATAGGTATATTAAATCGCCTTTCGGCCATATTTTTAAAGCGTCATTTCAACATTGAAAGCATGACTGTTTCTAAGTCGGAAATTGACGATGTGCACAGATTTATTTTTGTGGTAAATATCACAAAATCACAATCAGATAAGTTGATTGGTCAATTAGAAAAACAGATTGAAGTCATAAGAGCCTATTCTCATACTGAGGATGAAATTATATACCAAGAGACTGCTTTGTTTAAAATTTCTTCAAAACACCTTTATGATGAAGACATTCAAAGTAGACTGAAATTTAAAAGAGCAAATATAGTAGCCATTACACCACATTATTTTGTAATTGAAGCTACAGGCTTAAAAGATGAGATAGACAATATGCATGATAAACTGAAGCCTTATGGTTTATTACAATTTGTTCGTTCTGGACGTATTGCAATTTCAAGACCTAAAATGGCTATTTCAGAATTATTAAAAGAATATAGTTAA
- a CDS encoding NADP-dependent glyceraldehyde-3-phosphate dehydrogenase, whose protein sequence is MNIPTQYQITEPFHQKTFLVNGELKSWTGKTTEVFSSISSTKEYKPTLLGTIPFMEKETALEALDAACDAYDKGQGLWPTMKVEGRIACLEKFVELMKKERDEVVKYLMWEIGKALPDSQKEFDRTIDYIYDTIEEYKELDRDSARFSKEGGVNAHIRRGPLGVILCLGPYNYPLNETFALLIPALIMGNTAVFKPAKFGVLCISPLLEAFQKSFPKGVVNIIYGRGRQVATPIMQTGKVDVLALIGNSKSAIALQDEHPNKNRLRLVLGLEAKNPAIILPDADLDLTIDECIAGSLSFNGQRCTALKLIFVHEDIREEFNKRYAKRVDELTYGNPWEDGVKLTPLPEPDKPAYIQELIDDAVAKGAKVLNKKGGETTENYIFPAVLYPVNKDMRVYNEEQFGPVVPIVTFKDIQEPLHAMADSNYGQQVSLFGEDVNSLAPLIDTLVNLVCRVNLNSSCQRGPDVFPFTGRKDSAVSTLSVHDALRSFSIRTFVASKDNDYNNKILEDLLTSRKSNFISTDYIL, encoded by the coding sequence ATGAATATCCCAACGCAATATCAAATTACAGAACCATTTCATCAAAAAACTTTTTTGGTAAATGGCGAATTAAAATCATGGACTGGAAAAACTACGGAGGTTTTTTCAAGCATTTCTTCAACGAAGGAATATAAACCGACATTGTTGGGTACAATTCCATTTATGGAAAAAGAAACAGCTCTTGAAGCTCTTGATGCTGCATGTGATGCTTACGATAAAGGTCAAGGCTTATGGCCTACAATGAAGGTGGAAGGGCGTATTGCATGTTTGGAAAAGTTTGTAGAGCTAATGAAGAAGGAGAGAGATGAGGTTGTAAAATACTTGATGTGGGAAATTGGTAAAGCCTTGCCCGATTCTCAAAAGGAGTTTGACCGTACTATAGATTATATATACGATACTATTGAAGAATATAAGGAGTTAGATAGAGACAGTGCTAGGTTTTCAAAAGAAGGAGGCGTAAATGCACATATTCGTAGAGGTCCCTTAGGTGTAATTTTGTGCTTAGGCCCATACAATTATCCGTTAAATGAAACTTTTGCGTTGTTAATTCCCGCTTTAATTATGGGAAATACAGCTGTTTTTAAACCCGCAAAATTCGGAGTTTTATGTATTTCACCTTTATTAGAGGCATTTCAAAAAAGTTTTCCAAAAGGCGTAGTAAATATTATTTATGGTAGAGGTAGACAAGTGGCAACCCCTATTATGCAAACAGGTAAAGTAGATGTGTTGGCCTTAATAGGTAATAGTAAATCGGCCATTGCATTGCAAGACGAGCATCCTAATAAAAACAGATTACGATTAGTATTAGGTCTAGAAGCAAAGAACCCAGCTATTATATTGCCAGATGCTGATTTAGATTTAACTATTGATGAATGTATTGCAGGTTCGCTATCCTTTAACGGACAACGTTGTACAGCTTTAAAATTAATCTTTGTTCATGAGGATATTCGTGAAGAATTTAATAAGCGTTATGCAAAAAGAGTAGATGAATTAACATATGGTAATCCTTGGGAAGATGGCGTAAAGCTAACACCATTACCAGAACCTGATAAGCCAGCTTATATTCAAGAATTAATTGATGATGCAGTGGCAAAAGGAGCAAAAGTGCTTAATAAAAAAGGAGGAGAAACTACAGAGAATTATATTTTTCCAGCGGTTTTATATCCTGTAAATAAAGATATGAGAGTATATAATGAAGAGCAATTTGGACCTGTAGTGCCAATTGTAACTTTTAAAGATATTCAAGAGCCTTTACACGCTATGGCTGATTCTAATTACGGACAACAAGTTAGTTTATTTGGTGAGGATGTAAATTCATTAGCACCATTAATTGATACTTTGGTAAATTTGGTATGTAGAGTAAATTTAAACAGCTCTTGCCAACGTGGTCCAGATGTTTTTCCATTTACTGGTCGTAAAGATTCAGCGGTATCAACATTAAGTGTTCATGATGCATTAAGATCATTTTCTATTAGAACATTTGTAGCTTCTAAAGACAACGACTATAACAATAAAATTTTGGAAGATCTATTAACTTCTAGAAAGTCTAATTTCATTAGTACCGATTATATTTTGTAA
- a CDS encoding cation diffusion facilitator family transporter, whose amino-acid sequence MQTEKTAIRTAYFSIIGNISLALIKGVAGFFGNSYALIADAIESATDVVASLLVLFGFKYAKRPADENHPYGHGKIEPIITFAVVAFLVISATIIAFESIQNIQSPQKVPKSWTLIVLGVIIIWKEVSYRVVIKKSKEIKSTSLKADAWHHRSDAITSVMAFVGISIAVVLGEGYETADDWAALFASVIILYNSYLILRPALGEIMDEQIYGDLIILIREKSTEVEGVLGTEKCFIRKAGMKYNVDLHAIVNGDISVKKGHDIAHDLKDYLRAQLPNLGHVLIHIEPNE is encoded by the coding sequence TTGCAAACCGAAAAAACTGCAATACGCACAGCGTACTTTAGTATAATAGGGAACATTAGTTTGGCTTTAATTAAAGGAGTTGCAGGGTTCTTTGGTAATTCTTATGCTCTGATTGCAGATGCTATTGAATCGGCAACCGATGTTGTGGCGTCACTATTGGTCTTGTTTGGTTTTAAATATGCAAAGCGACCCGCTGACGAAAACCACCCATACGGACATGGTAAAATAGAACCTATAATTACATTTGCTGTGGTTGCTTTTCTAGTGATTTCTGCTACTATAATTGCTTTTGAAAGTATTCAGAATATTCAGTCACCTCAAAAAGTTCCCAAATCGTGGACCTTAATAGTATTAGGGGTAATTATTATATGGAAAGAAGTTTCATATCGCGTTGTTATCAAAAAGAGCAAAGAAATAAAAAGCACGTCCCTTAAAGCTGATGCTTGGCATCATAGGAGTGATGCCATAACATCTGTAATGGCTTTTGTTGGAATTTCAATAGCTGTTGTATTAGGTGAAGGTTATGAAACTGCCGATGATTGGGCGGCCTTATTTGCTTCAGTTATTATTTTGTATAACAGTTATTTAATTTTAAGACCTGCCTTAGGTGAAATTATGGATGAACAAATTTATGGTGATCTTATAATTTTAATTAGAGAAAAGTCAACTGAAGTAGAAGGGGTTTTAGGAACGGAGAAATGTTTTATTAGAAAAGCGGGAATGAAATATAATGTAGACTTACATGCCATCGTAAATGGTGATATTTCAGTCAAAAAGGGCCATGATATTGCTCATGATTTAAAGGACTATTTGAGAGCTCAATTACCTAACTTAGGTCATGTATTAATTCATATTGAACCCAATGAGTAA
- a CDS encoding class I SAM-dependent methyltransferase, translating to MKLDRKKHWETVYETKNPDQVSWTQETPKSSLEFIQSFGLNKTARIIDVGGGDSKLVDCLLDEGFENITVLDISAKSLEKAKNRLGKKADKVTWIVSDILEFEPNGTFDVWHDRANFHFLTTTDQIEKYIKTARQSVSRFMAIGNFSQNGPEKCSGLEIKQYSQEELTLEFRDGFEKMKCMTEDHLTPFGTKQNFLFCSFKRQ from the coding sequence ATGAAGTTAGACAGAAAGAAACATTGGGAAACAGTTTATGAAACTAAAAATCCAGACCAAGTGAGCTGGACGCAAGAAACACCGAAATCTTCGCTTGAATTTATACAATCATTCGGTCTAAATAAAACGGCAAGAATTATAGATGTAGGTGGTGGAGATAGTAAACTTGTGGATTGTTTGCTTGATGAAGGATTTGAAAATATTACCGTACTTGATATTTCGGCTAAATCACTTGAAAAAGCTAAGAATCGACTTGGAAAAAAGGCGGATAAAGTAACTTGGATAGTAAGCGATATTTTGGAATTTGAACCTAACGGTACATTTGATGTTTGGCATGATAGAGCAAATTTTCATTTTCTAACAACAACTGATCAAATAGAAAAATATATAAAAACGGCAAGGCAGTCTGTAAGCAGATTCATGGCAATTGGAAATTTTTCACAAAATGGCCCCGAAAAATGTAGTGGACTCGAAATCAAACAATATAGTCAAGAGGAATTAACATTGGAATTTAGAGATGGGTTTGAAAAAATGAAGTGCATGACAGAAGATCACTTAACACCATTTGGTACAAAACAGAATTTCTTGTTCTGTAGTTTTAAAAGACAATGA
- a CDS encoding FKBP-type peptidyl-prolyl cis-trans isomerase yields MIQVKENNTVKVNYTGKLSDGQIFDSSEGREPLEFTLGQGQLIPGFEKGLIDMKLNEKKTITIPKAEAYGEVNEQLIQEVNKTELPQDMEPKVGMGLVSKSPDGQEMNLMVVEVKDESIVIDGNHPLAGKDLIFDLEVIEIKDSEPTK; encoded by the coding sequence ATGATTCAAGTTAAAGAGAACAACACAGTAAAAGTAAATTACACAGGAAAGTTATCTGATGGGCAAATTTTTGATAGTTCTGAAGGAAGAGAACCTTTAGAATTTACATTAGGACAAGGACAATTAATACCTGGTTTTGAAAAAGGTTTAATTGATATGAAATTAAATGAAAAGAAAACCATTACAATTCCTAAAGCAGAAGCGTATGGTGAAGTCAATGAGCAATTGATACAAGAAGTAAATAAAACAGAACTTCCACAAGATATGGAACCTAAAGTTGGTATGGGATTAGTTTCTAAATCACCAGATGGTCAAGAAATGAACTTGATGGTAGTTGAAGTTAAAGATGAGAGTATTGTTATTGACGGAAATCATCCTTTAGCTGGTAAAGACCTTATTTTTGATCTTGAAGTGATAGAAATTAAAGATTCAGAGCCAACAAAATAA
- the ilvC gene encoding ketol-acid reductoisomerase gives MTNYFNTLPLRLQLEQLGQCDFMDQSEFTEGVKALKGKKIVIVGCGAQGLNQGLNMRDSGLDISYALREGAIKEKRASFKNASENGFTVGTYEELIPTADLVSNLTPDKQHTAVVKAVMPLMKKGATLSYSHGFNIVEEGMEVRKDITVIMIAPKSPGSEVREEYKRGFGVPTLIAVHPENDPEGKGFEQAKAYAAATGGDRAGVLNSSFVAEVKSDLMGEQTILCGLLQTGSILSFDKMVAKGVDAAYASKLIQYGWETITEALKHGGITNMLDRLSNPAKIKAFKLNEELKQIMRPLFQKHMDDIMSGHFSKTMMEDWANGDKNLLTWREATGETDFEKTENTSQEISEQEYFDNAVLMVAFVQSGVELAFETMTEAGIKPESAYYESLHETPLIANTIARKKLFEMNRVISDTAEYGCYLFDHACKPLLTDFMKGIDIDVIGTAYGKDKDNGVENQELIAVNKAIRQHPVESIGASLRASMTAMKKIV, from the coding sequence ATGACAAATTATTTTAACACACTACCATTAAGATTACAATTGGAACAATTGGGGCAATGTGATTTTATGGACCAATCAGAATTTACAGAAGGTGTAAAAGCTTTAAAAGGTAAAAAAATTGTAATTGTTGGTTGTGGTGCACAAGGATTGAATCAGGGATTAAACATGCGTGATTCAGGTTTAGATATTTCTTATGCCTTAAGAGAAGGTGCAATTAAAGAAAAAAGAGCTTCTTTTAAAAACGCATCTGAAAATGGATTTACTGTTGGTACCTATGAAGAATTGATTCCAACGGCTGATTTAGTTTCAAACTTAACACCAGATAAACAACATACTGCTGTAGTAAAAGCGGTAATGCCTTTGATGAAAAAAGGAGCTACATTATCTTATTCTCACGGCTTTAACATTGTTGAAGAGGGTATGGAAGTGCGTAAAGATATTACTGTCATTATGATTGCACCAAAATCTCCTGGATCAGAAGTAAGAGAAGAATATAAGAGAGGATTTGGAGTTCCTACATTAATTGCTGTTCATCCAGAAAATGATCCTGAAGGAAAAGGTTTTGAGCAAGCAAAAGCGTATGCTGCTGCAACAGGAGGAGATAGAGCAGGAGTGTTAAACTCTTCATTTGTAGCTGAGGTAAAATCAGATTTAATGGGAGAGCAAACTATTCTATGTGGTTTGTTGCAAACAGGTTCAATTTTGTCATTTGATAAAATGGTTGCAAAAGGAGTTGACGCTGCTTATGCTTCAAAATTAATCCAATACGGTTGGGAAACTATTACCGAAGCTTTAAAGCATGGTGGTATTACAAATATGTTAGACAGATTGTCAAATCCTGCTAAAATTAAAGCCTTCAAGTTAAATGAAGAGTTGAAGCAAATAATGCGTCCACTTTTTCAAAAACATATGGATGATATTATGAGTGGTCATTTTTCAAAAACGATGATGGAAGATTGGGCTAACGGTGATAAAAACTTGTTAACTTGGAGAGAAGCTACAGGTGAAACTGATTTTGAAAAAACAGAAAATACAAGTCAAGAAATTTCAGAACAAGAATATTTTGATAATGCAGTTCTTATGGTTGCGTTTGTGCAATCAGGTGTTGAATTGGCTTTTGAAACAATGACAGAAGCGGGTATAAAACCAGAATCTGCCTATTACGAATCATTACATGAAACGCCATTAATTGCCAATACTATCGCAAGAAAAAAACTGTTTGAAATGAACAGAGTAATTTCTGATACTGCAGAATATGGTTGTTATTTATTTGATCATGCTTGTAAGCCATTATTAACCGATTTTATGAAAGGTATAGATATTGATGTAATTGGTACGGCATATGGAAAAGATAAAGATAATGGAGTTGAAAATCAAGAATTAATAGCAGTGAACAAAGCGATAAGACAACATCCAGTTGAGAGTATTGGAGCAAGCTTAAGAGCTTCTATGACGGCAATGAAAAAAATTGTTTAA